The sequence GGAGTGGGATTCGagaggtgggtggtggtgggggggagccCGCGGATGCTGCCGGCGCGCCTGGCTGTCATGCCCCCCGCGGCCGGCAGGTGCCGCTCGTCCGCTTTCCGCAGCCGCCCGCCCTCCCACCTGCCGGCTACACAGCGCATCCTCCGGGGAGGTCCTCTCCGCATCCCGGTTCCAGCAGAGAAACCGAGGCACCGAGCGGCCGGGCCCTTGTCCTGACGGTAAGCGGCGCCCCCGGGCCTGGGAACCAGCCGCGACCCGCTGCAAAGTGAAAACGCAGGGCCCTTTGTTACAAAACCAGGAGGCTTTCAAGACGGAAAACTTCCGAGCCCGGGCCCCCCGCCCACTAGGCCGGCAAAGGACTCCTGGGTGTTTGCTCCTTTTGGCTGCGgtaaatgatgctgctgtgaacttgGGTGCGAAAGACCCGCTgtagaccctgctttcagtttgGATACACCCGCAGAAGTGGAATCAAATCCATGATTCTTCAGTAAAGGGAGGGGATGGACCTTTGTATCCCAGCCTTGGGCCaaccctggtgggggtgggggcatgacCTTGGGTGTGGCCAACGGCAGCGGCCAGGGAGGGACCCAGATGTGGCCTCGCATCAGCTGAGGAGTGTGAGGTACTTTGAAACTATGTAAACATCCCATTCCTCATTAAACAGAAAGGACATTTTAAATACCAAAAGAACAGCAAGGAGATCCTCGTTTCTGAATAAAGGAGAGACTTTTGGATGGGACAGATTTAGGTCTACAAAAACTCACCAgagggaattccccggtggtccagtggttaagaatctgggcttccactgccgggggcatggcttccatccctggtcctggaactaagatcccggaAGCCCCGTGGCActggcaaaaattaaacaaaaactcaCCAGAGCTACTGGGGTTGTGAATCGATGCATGCACTTTGGCAAAAGAGAGTTCCTATCTGGGAAATACCCAGCAACTCCACAATTGGGGATTTCTTTACACTCATACATAGCGTCTCCAAAAGGGCACATCCCCAAAGTCCGTAGCCACCCTACTTGTTGCAgccccaaatgcccatcaacagtagaAGAGATGACTAGCCCAGCAAGGTGATGACAGTTAGTAATactgtattgggacttccctggtggtccagttattaagactctgtgctcccaacgcaggcggcacaagttcaatccctggtcggggaacgaagacCCCGCGTAccacatggtgcggccaaaacaaacaacaaaaaacgaCTGTATTGTACTTTGAAAGTGACTGAGGGagtaggtcttaaaagttctcatcacaagaagaaaaccACTACGTGTGCTGATGGaggttaactagacttactgtggtgatcatttcacaatatattcaaatatagaGTCATTACGATGTACAGCTGAAATGCAAACATTAcctatcaattatatctcacttaaaaaaaaaaaaaaaggaaatgctgactagAAGGATACacaaggaacttccctggtggcgcagtggataagacttcgggctctcaatgcagggggcccgggttcgatctctggtcaggcaACTGGATCGCACATACAGgctgcagctaagagttcacaAGGCACAACCTAAGGGGCCctggagccgcaactaaggagcccgcttgccacaactaagacctgatgcacccaaataaataaataaatatttttttaaagggatgcATAAATGGATGGTGGGATATTCACCCAATGGAATTGTTTATGGCAGTGAGAATTAATGAATTTCAACCACATGTAACAGTAGGATTTATGACACAAGCAAAGCATTGAGTGATAGATAGAAACCAGACAGACCAGAATTCACAGAAAGTTCAAAAATGGCAAGCAATGAACGCAATTTTTAGGGTTGCATCATCCAGCTGTAAACTGATAAAGCAAAGTGAGGACATTACATAAGAGAATCGTAGGAGAATCAGTTCGCCAAGAGGACATAATAATCCCAAATGTGTCTGCAcgaaacagatgaagaaaaacatgacaggactgaaaagagaaatagagaaattcaCAAGTACATTTCAAACCTCTCACAGTCCTCTCTCAGTAATTGGTAAAATCAGCAGACAGGATATTAGCAAGAACAGAGATCTAAATGGCACTGTGAACCAAACAGAATGACACAAATACAGTGAAATGATTTGGGGCAAAGGTACAAAGGCCATTCaacagagaaaggacagtcttttcaacagatggtgctggaaaaactggatatctgtatgcaaaaaaccaacccacccacccaccaactGAACAaaagaaccccccccccacctaaaCGAAACAGAACTCAAgatggatcatagatctaaatgtaaaatatgaaacaataaaactcctggaagaagaCACAGAACTTCTTTGTGGCCTTGGGTTCAGCAAAGAGTTCTTAGCGACAATACCGAAAGCATGATccgtgaaggaaaaaaaacctgacaagCTGAGCATCGtcaaactgaaacacaaagaacACAGCAAGAGGGTTAGAAGCCAAACCACAGGCTGGGAAAACACATTTGCAAACCCCACACCCCATCCATACATGACTTGTATTCTCAAGtcacaataataagaaaacaaccccccTAAAGGAActggcaaaatatttgaacagatacttcaccaaagaagatacacacatgCAAAGATGTTCCACATCGTTAGCTGATCAGGGAGACGCAGATTAaatctacaatgaggtaccattaCACGTGTCTTAGAATGGTTGATGAGGAAGCCGAAAAAGGGGAACTTTCAGGcgttgctggtggggatgcaaaatgggAAAGCCACATCGGAAGACCATTCAGCCTTTTCTTACAAAGTTACACGTACGATGACCCTATGACGCGACCATCCcgcttctaggaatttatcctagagAAAGAACACCCCTGATGATTATAGGGTATGTTTATAGCGTCCCTTTCCGTGATCACCCCCAAACTGGGAGCAACCCAAATGGCCTTCTATGGGTGAAAAGATAAAGGGTGATGCCCCCACACAACGGAAAACTACCCAACAGTCCAAAGGAAAGGGTTCCTGACACTCCCAGCTGCATAGACGGATCTcagatgctaagtgaaagaagccggcCTCAAAAGTTAcagtgtgtgattccatttatatgacattctcaaaaagaTTCTGAAAACCTTAGCAACAAAGAGCAGATTGATGGTTTCCACGGTGAGAGCTGGGGTGAAGGTCTGGCTACAAAGAGGTACCTGAAGGGTGCTCTTCAGGTGACAGAACCATATTCTGTCAACTTTTACCCGTAATTGACATCActgtacatttgttaaaacccaaactggggacttccctggtggcgcagtggttaagaatctgcctgccaatgcaagggacatgggttcaatcactattctgcgaagatcccacatgccacggagaaactaagcttgtgcaccacaacaactgaagcccgcatgcctagacctcgtgctccgcaacaagagaagccacctaatGAGAAGGCcacccaccgcaatgaagagtagcgccgactgtccacaacgagagaaagcccacatgcagcaacgaagacccaactcagccaataaataaataaatttatttatttatttatttaaaacatacaccCCCCCCCAACCATACACCAAAGAAAGCACCTACCAAGCCacataaattagaaaaacaaaaactaaaataaatctgGTTACCAAAAAGCACCCCCTAAACAGAGAAATGCCATAGAAGTCAGTGCAGTGCTGACTGCCtgacaggaggaggaagaggggttcCTGTTGGAAGGAGCATCTGGGGACCTTCGTGGGGCTGAAGATGCCCTGACTCTTGGCCTTGGTGGGGATCATGTGGGTGTTGGTTTCACAGGAAATCATTAGGTGTGTGTTTTAcgtgttttctgtgtgtgtgtgtgtgtgtgtgtgtgtgtgtatgtgtttgatttttagttccttgaccaggggtggaacccacgccccctgcgtTGGgggcagagtcttatccactggaccaccagggaagtccgtatgtgtattttctttttttttttaagaacctttattgagatacagttaacagacaataaacagcatataccatgtgtatttttaaacacGCACACAGCTCACCCTGTTATTCTGGAATGAACTAATAGATGACAGGTGTCCCGCCAGTAGGGCACCTGGCACGTGGAGAGGAAGCAGCTCCTCACCTGTTTggggaagtgggaaggaaatctgtTATGAGTCTGGAGAAATTCACAGAGTCAGGGCCCTAGTTGGGGTGGTGGGTGTGGTGCAGGATCAAGGCGCctggctgtttttttttctgaggtgAGCAGGAGCCATGGAAGGTATTAGACCAGGACCTGCCTCTGTGACCCTATGTCAcgtgctgggggcctggggtccGTCTGGAAATGGACACGGGGTGGCTCCAGCCACTCCTGGCCTCGCCGGGCCATCCTCTCTCCAGTCTGTGACTCAGCCTGGCCTCCGGGGTTTTGCCAAGCTGGTTACCTCCGTTCTGCCGCTGCCTGGCTCAGacttatttctgcttttcttcacCTGCCCCGGAATAGGAAGTCACCCAGGCCACTGGGCCCGGGGAGCACCCCTCCTCGCGGCCATCCGGTCGGGGACAGGAACAGGGGTCGGCAGGGCAGCGCCTGCCAGGCCCCAGTGCCGGTGACCCAATGGGAGCCCCTATCGAACTTCCCATCTGCCAGTCGTTAGAAATTAACAGCGAAGAAAACCGCATGGGTGCCGGCTGGGGTGTGGCGGAGGGAGACGGTTGAGGCTGTGGGACCCCAGGCGGGGCCcgcaccctctctgagcctcaccagTGCCTCTAGGAGGGGCCCGGAGGCTCCCGGATTCTGTGTATCTcttgggcaggggagggaagTTCGAGAACTTTCTAGAGCTTTCTAGAACCTCTCAAAGAGGGTTCTGCTCCCAAACACGGCAAAGATCTGCCGGATTGAAGACATTTTGGGCAGAAGCAGCCACatgttccccccccaccccggctcccCCATGTCACCTCCTACTTTTAGGGTCCCGAGGGCCGAGGGGTCAGGGCACGGTGGTCTCATCGCGTTGTTGGGATACGGGTTCGACTCCCAAGGTCTCCCTGTGCCAGGCTGCCTGTCCGACTTCTCCTCCTGGTCCCAGATGCCCGTCTTCTCAGAGTGGCCTTCCTTGACCCCCCTGTTTCAAGCCACAAATGGGACCCCCCCCATCTCCCATCCCCCTTCccagcttttattttcctctcacaATTTATCGCCATCGGATAGGCTCGGATAGACATATATTTAAGGTATTTCTTTACCTGTCTGTCTAGAGTATAAGGCGGGGAGGTCGGCAGTTTGTCATTTGGGTCCGTGCTGCGCGTAGAACGCCTGGCATACGGTAGGCGCCTCATAAATGTCTGCAGGAAGAATGGATGGCTCTGACCCAAAGTTCCAAAGCTGCCGGCTCTGCGGTTGAGACTCTGGGACCCCACGGGTGGGAGAGGCTCCCCGGGGAGTCGCTGCCTGGCTGTGCCTCCGTGTCCCCATCTGTGCAGCGCGAATGGCGAGGAACTTGGGGCGCTGTCCCcgggacaccccctcccccccgcaaaacacaaaagcacttaaaacagtagGTGCCTCCGGGCCTCGGCGGTTCTTTTGAAGGAGATCGCGATGGGTCTCCCGATGACAGCTTCTAATTggcccgggggagggggagaggggctgggccgGGGCCGGCGTCAGAGGCCCAGCAGGACGGGGTCCACCCCTTCTCCAGAATGAGGAAGGAGCCCAGCGCGGACTCAGGCTGCAGGCGGCGGGGCCTTTCgtcccgccccgccctccccgggggcgccCGCCTCACCTCTCGCTCTGCGGCCGTCAACCTGTCCGGCCGGGCGGGCAGGTCTGGGGATGGGCGGGGAGCCGTGAGCCggcatcttccctcctcctcctcttcctcctcctcctcctcctccacccccgaCCCGGCGCACAGGCCTCGCCGAGCTGGGCGGTCGGGTGCCCGAGGCCCGCAAGCCGGGGGCGGGGTCCCCTGGGGGGGCGACCCCCACTTCGAGGAGAGACCCTTCACGCCGGTTGCCAGGAGCCCTTCCCGGAGCGGCCGGGCCGGGGTGCCTCCCGGGGCGTGGGGGGCGGCGGCGATGCCGCCTCGTGCCCGCTGAGGCCCCGCCATGGCCCGCTCGCTGACCTGGCACTGCTGCCCCTGGTGCCTGACCGAGGATGAGAAGTCGGCGGCCCGGATCGACCAGGAAATCAACAagatcctcctggagcagaagAAGCGGGACCGGGCGGAGCTGAAGCTCCTGCTGCTGGGTGAGTCTGCGGCCACCCCGGGCGGGACAGCCTGGGAGCCCACTTTCAGGATGAGTTGACTGAGGCCCGGTTGCTAGTCCCAAGGGGTGAGCTGTGGGCCCGTCCCCCGGCCGGGTCACCTCCCGGGCATCTGCAGGAACAGAGATGTTTCGGCCAGATGGCCCGGCTCCGCCTGGCCAGCCCAGCCCTCCAGCCCGGCTCCCGCGTCATGGGAAGGGAATGAGCCGCCCAGCCCCAGAGCTCCAGCCTCGCCCTCCGCCTCTGGAGGGCTTGACCTGGGTTTGTTCCGGTGGTTTATCAGCATGGGTCCTGTGGGCAAAGCATGGCCAAGCGCCTCTGCTTGCttgcttgattgattgattgactgatcaGTTAGTTCATTCAAGATGTGCACAGCCGCAGAGGAGATGGTGTGTTTCTCTGCCTCCGGGGACCTCAGCTTCCGGTGGGGGAGACAGACTTTAAACCCGAAAAATAATAAGCAGGTAAAATAACTTCCGGTGGCAAGAAGAACAGGAGGAAAACAGAACGCAGTGAGGGAGTGGGGGTGACTCGGGTGTGGCAGGTTGGGAGGTGCTGACGTTGTGCCCTCTGAGACCTCACGTCTTATTGTCCATGTGTGTCCACTTCCCCAGCCACCTTGTCCTGCCTTTGGCCCCGCTGGCCTAAGCCCGGGGACACCAgccttggagggtctcctgggacTGCCTGAGCGCTGGGTGAGGGCTGGGGAAGGTCCTGAGTGACCCAAAGTCCCATCTGCCTGCCCCAGGACAAAGAGCCTGGTCATCTAGATGGctgccctctctcttctcttgctcAGTGGGAAGGGGCAGCCCTGAGGGttaagagagaggagagggttGGGAGCATGGGGCCCCAGTGAAGGTGTCTGAGCCTGGAAAGTTTTAATTAAGAATTTAATTTCATAGCTACCTCTATTCACTTTCTGAAATAGCTAGGCTCGTATTATATTAATAGTATCAATATGTGTGATatgttatttactattttttttaataaatagggCTATTTAGGTTGCTTTTCTTTTGGTTATTAGTATCTTccaaagaatttgtccatttcttcaaagtTATCAAATGTATAGGCATAGGTTGTTTATAACATTCCCTTGTCATCCTTTCACATCTGTAGGATTTGTAgtgatgtctcctttttcatcCTTTGTCTTTGCTCCGTTTTTCTTGACCCATCGGACTAGGGGTTTGCCAGTGTTAGTGATCCTTCCTTGCACATCTCAAGGTCCTTTAACtgcacctcaggacctttgcacttgccattCTCCCTGCCAAGGGCTCTCAACATCCCCCAAGGCTTTGCACAGCTGGTGCTCTCACTGCTCTCACTCAAGGCTGGTCTCagctcaagtgtcacctcctcagagaagtcttccctgattTCTCTGGCTTCAAAGTCAGCCCCATCCTTTTCCCTCTGCTTGATTTTTCTTCATACTGCTCACTCGCTGACACTCTCTCAGgtgttttcttgtttccttgtttattgtctgtctctccagttACACGGCATGCCACACAGAGGTGGGGACCATGTCCATTTTATTCACTCCTGTGTCCCCAGTGTCTATTTCAGGAGTACAGTGACCTGACAGAGAGCAGATGCCTGACGCATGCTTTGTAAATgagggaatgaataaatgaatcccgTTTCAGGGATGATTTTCCCCAGAGCTGTACCATATCTGCCTGGAGCTGGGAAAGTCCCTTGTCCCACTGACCACTGCACAGCCAGCCCCAAATCAGGAAGCCACGTCTGctggtaggggtgggggagggagaggtgggtggggaggttgTCCATGTGCCCAAGCACCAATGGTGGCCCTGTGGCCATCCCGCTGGACTGTGGTTTCAACACCCCATCCAAGCCCCGGGGGCTGTTTCCACACCTGCCCTCCTTCTTAAAAACAGGAATTGAATCCaaaagtttttttgggggggagggacaTGGCTGATCCTTTTGAGGAAGAAGGCCAAGGGGCTGGGGGTCTGTCCCTGACAGGAAGTAGTCACCACATTGAGGAAGGGGAAGAGTCAGAACAAAGCAATTAAAGGAGCCAGCTCTGTCTGTACTACGTGAGGTAGGAACCCCTCCagacggggaaactgagacccagaatgGTGAAGcgactcgcccaaggtcacacagccaggagcgGAACCTAGAGTTCTGGTTCCAAAATCCACACACTTGACTGCACTGTGAATGTGCCTCCACGGAACCCCaatgacagatggggaaactgaggcccagggaggtggcaGGATGGGTCTGGGGTCTGCAGCCGGTTTTGAGGCAGAGCTGGGCATAGATGCTGAGCTGCCCGCTCTCAGGCAGCTCCCTGTGTCCCAGGGGCCCTGTTTCCTGGGGATGGacagtggggctggggctgccttCACCCGTGGAAGCAGCCACACGGCATCTTGTGATGCCTGGGGCTTGGCCTGGCGCCTGGCCCCTGCAAGTGTCCACTTCCTCACCCATTCCTGGAAGCAGGCAATCACTTCCAGTCTGGGCTGGGAGGCCTGGCCAGGTGGAAACAGCTCTCcccgcagcccccagccccatttGGGGGCTTCCTGAACCACACCaggagcggggtgggggcggggcatggAGAGTCTCCTGAATCTTCAGTGGCTCTGAAGGGAGTCACAGCTGCAAAGGTGGAGTTTTTCAGACTTCAGGTTGTGACCCACTTGTGAGTCACAAAACCCAACTTGTGGGTGgcaagcaggatttttttttttctttaatgaaacagaagagaaaaaaaaaatcagtgcattGCAACAAAATTAACTGTTGCTTGGTCAGATCTTTGTTTGTTCTCCACACTGTTGGGGGCAACCTAGACAAACTGCTGAGCTTCCAAGCATCCGTAGAAACATCACACGAACTGACACTTTGATGACACCTGACTCAGCCGACTGGCCACGTCCTATTTTGTTGGTGAAGGATCCACAAGGGCTTGTGTTTATACCTCTGCTTCtccattagctgtgtgaccctgggaaagtcagttcacctctctgagcccccacATCTCCACCGTGAATGGGAAAACGGCAGGAATCTTGGTGATGATGATTCAGGCAGTGCCTGGGGAACTTCCCAGAATGGTTATTAAAAGAGCTCGTGAGCTCTGGACTCAGAACTGGGTCTGAGTCCCAGTTTGGTCATTCACCAGCTGCAGGACCCAACCAATgtgggactcagtttcc is a genomic window of Hippopotamus amphibius kiboko isolate mHipAmp2 chromosome 15, mHipAmp2.hap2, whole genome shotgun sequence containing:
- the LOC130836153 gene encoding uncharacterized protein LOC130836153 isoform X1 yields the protein MAGPQRARGGIAAAPHAPGGTPARPLREGLLATGVKGLSSKWGSPPQGTPPPACGPRAPDRPARRGLCAGSGVEEEEEEEEEEEGRCRLTAPRPSPDLPARPDRLTAAERETFMRRLPYARRSTRSTDPNDKLPTSPPYTLDRQVRSCFLSTCQVPYWRDTCHLLVHSRITGLTMLSLSGFFSFTDHAFGIVAKNSLLNPRPQRSSVSSSRSFIVSYFTFRSMIHLEFCFV
- the LOC130836153 gene encoding uncharacterized protein LOC130836153 isoform X2 → MAGPQRARGGIAAAPHAPGGTPARPLREGLLATGVKGLSSKWGSPPQGTPPPACGPRAPDRPARRGLCAGSGVEEEEEEEEEEEGRCRLTAPRPSPDLPARPDRLTAAERETFMRRLPYARRSTRSTDPNDKLPTSPPYTLDRQVRSCFLSTCQVPYWRDTCHLLVHSRITGNA